The DNA window GGGTCATTCGATGTGTGGCGCCGTCACCGCCACACTTGAGGAACTCGAACGTCCGACCGAGAATCGCTCGCAGAATCTCCGGTCGATCGTCGATCGGATCCGACCCTCGGTTGAGACATTGATCGAGACCGATCTTCGAGCCAGACCCGCCGAGCTCCTCCATCATGCCATCCGGGCCAATGTCCGGGTGTCGGCCAATCAGCTGCGACACGGATCGCGGATTCTCGAAGAACTCATTCGCGATGGCCGTCTCACGATCGTCGGCGCCGAATACTCGCTCGAGACCGGACTGGTTGATTTTTCGACGGGGCCGGTTGAGCCGGTTTCGGTTTCCGGACCTTTGATGCGCACTGCCGGCTTGCGCAATGACCGCAGATGGTTTCTTTGAACCGTGATGAAACACCAAAGAGGGAGAATCCGGCAACGCCCGTTCCAAGGTCGAAAAGTCCGACGACCAGTGGCGGAGGGAACTGACCGGCGAACAGTACCGCATTCTTCGAACAGCCGGAACCGAACAACCCTTCGGTCCGGCTTATGAGACCTTTTCCAAAGAGGGTTCCGGGACCTATGTCTGCGCCGGATGCGGTGCCCGGCTCTTCACCTCCGTTCAGAAATTCGATTCCCATTGCGGTTGGCCCTCGTTTTACGATCCGGCCGACGCGGAGAATGTCTGGACGCGTGAGGACAAATCGCTCGGCCGGATCCGGACCGAGGTCCTCTGTGCCATCTGCGATGGACACCTGGGACACGTCTTCAAGGGCGAAGGCTACGAAACCCCGACCGATCTGCGCTACTGCATCAACGGAGTGGCCCTGAAGTTCATTCCGGACGAAGGTCCCTCAGGCTGAAAGCGGGCTGTCTTGAAGCTCTTGCTGCTTCCTTTCGGCATGTCCATGCTTGCGCACCCGCCAGCGACAAGAGCCAGCACCGCAACGAGTATCGTCCGATTCAATTTAATCGGCCTGTTCCGGGGGCGAGCGGGTGGCCTGGAAGGATTTGGTGACTGGCCCGGAGGGACTCCGGCCGATATTCTTCAGGACCTCTCCGAGACCTTCCGGGCGCGACTGTCCTTCAGCGAGACGGTCCGGTTGAAGACCAGATGATCCGGCCGGCTGTCGACCGAGTCCACCGTGAAATAGCCCTTGCGCTCAAACTGGAAAGCTGTGCCGGGCGCAGCTGCCGCCAACCCGGGTTCGACCTTGGCCTGGATGCGGATCAGGGACTTCTGGTTGAGATGCTCGATCCAGGGAATGCCGTCACTGTCATCCAGGATATTCGCTTTGCTGAACAAGGTGTCATAGAGCCGCACCTCCGCATCCAGACCACGGCGCGCACAGACCCAATGTATGGTGCCCTTCACCTTGCGGCCGTCCGGTGAATCGCCTCCCCGCGTAGCCGGGTCGTAGGTGCAGCGGATGCATGTGACCTCGCCGCTCGATGGATCCTTGTCGATTCCGGTGCAGGTGACCAGGTAACCGTAACGCAGCCGCACCTCCCGCCCAACCGACATCCGGTAGAAATTCCTGGGCGCGTTCTCCTGGAAATCCTCACGTTCGATGAAGAGCTCACGGGAAAAAGGAATCTGACGTGAACCGGCCTCGGCATTCGCCGGATGATTGGCCGCCTCGAGCCACTCCTCCTTGTCTTCAGGGTAATTCTCAATGACCAGGCGAACCGGATCGAGCACACCCATGACGCGGTGGGTCGTCTCATTCAGGTCCTGGCGAACATGGTGTTCCAGCAGGGCAAAATCCGTCAGGCTGTTGTACTTGGTAACCCCCACCTCCTCGAGAAAGGAACGGATCGCTTTGGGCGTGTAGCCCCTCCTCCGCATGCCGCGGATCGTCGGCATGCGCGGATCGTCCCATCCACTTACGTGCCCCCCATGGACCAGTTCCCGCAAGTAGCGTTTGCCCGTGACGATGTAGGTGACGTTGAGGCGGGCAAACTCATACTGATGCGACTGAAAAACCCCGGTATTCTCGATACACCAGTCGTAGAGGGGACGATGCACTTCAAACTCGATGCTGCAGAGAGAATGGGTGATCCCTTCAATCGCGTCGGAGATGGCATGGGCGTAGTCATACATCGGATAGATGCACCAGGCATCTCCCGTGCGATGATGGCCGACCTTCTTGATCCGGTAGAGGGCCGGATCGCGCAGGTGGAGATTGGGTGAGGTCATGTCGATCTTCGCCCGGAGGACCTTCGACCCCTCGTCGAATTCACCCGCTTTCATGCGGACGAAAAGATCAAGATTCTCCTCGACCGAGCGGTTCCGGAACGGACTCTCCTTGCCGGGCCTGGAGGGGACGCCGCGGTAGCTCTTCCATGTCTCCTGATCCAGTTCGCAGACATAGGCCTTCCCGTCGCGGATCAGTTGAACGGCCAGCTCATAAAGACGGTCGAAATACCCGGAGGCAAAATAGAGATGCTCGCCCCAGTCAAAACCCATCCAGCGAATGTCCTCGATGATCGACTCCACATACTCGGTTTCCTCCTTTTCCGGGTTGGTGTCATCCATCCGCAGATGACAGCGTCCCCCGAATTCTTCAGCGAAACCGAAGTTGAGACAAAACGCCTTGGCACTGCCGAGATGAAGATAACCGTTCGGTTCGGGAGGGAACCGGGTCACGATCGTCTCATACCGTCCGGCGGCGACATCGGCAGCAATGATCTGCCGGATGAAATTCTGCGGTTTGGGTGTGGTTTCCTCAGTCATAGCGGGCCTTCAGCTACCAACAGTGTTCAAAAAGCGGGAAATGCGCTCGAGACAGCGATCCTTGCCGAGCAAATGAAGCAGGTCGTAGAACCCCGGGCCGCCCGCCACGCCGGACAGCGCGATCCGGGCCACGCCAAAGTAGTCATTCCTTCCATGGCCACCTGACTCAACCAGGCGGTCGATCGCCTCTTCCAGACCGGCCGGGCTGAAATCGTCCTGTATCCGCAGAAGCGCTTCGAGTTCCTTCAGCCGGGCGATCGGCTCCCCTTTTCGCAGAACCTTCTGCATCGCCTTCTCATCCGTCGGATAGTCATCGCTGAAGAAATACCGGGTATAGTCCGGCAATTCACTGAAGACGCGGATCTTTTCCTGACAGACGCGAAGAACGCTGCGCACATAGGACGAATCAAACCCCGCCGCGGTGCCGGCATCGGCCAGCACCTGCTCGCCCCGGTCGGCGAAGTCGGACTCCGACAGGTCGCGGATATAAAGTCCGTTGAGGTGATTCATCTTCCTGTCGTCGAACCGCGCATTCGACTTGTTCACCCCTTCGAGATCGAATCGCTCGATCAATTCCGATCGGCTCATCTTCTCCCGGTCGTCTTTGGGCGACCAACCCAGCAGCACCAGATTGTTGACGACTGCATCGGGGAGGTACCCCAGTTTCTGATAGTCCTCGATCAGGGCACCCTCATCCCGCTTGCTCATTTTCCCGGAGCCATGCTGCTTGAGAATGAGCGGGATATGCGCATAGACCGGAAGATCGGCGCCGAACGCCTTGATCAATTCCGTGTGCTTGCTGGTATTGGAGAGGTGATCCTCGCCCCGAATGACGTGGGTGATTCCCATGGTCAGGTCGTCGACCACGTTGACGAAATGGAAGACAGGCGAGCCGTTGGAACGGATGATGACGAAATCCTTTTCTTCCGTCCTCTCCACCCGGCCCCGAACCGCATCCTCAATGATCTGAGGCTGGCCGGAAATGCGGAAGAAAACCGCTCCGTCCCGGTCGTAGACCCGGCCGGCCGATCTCAGACTCTCGAGATGCTCAAGATAGACCTGGGAACGTTCGCTCTGGAAATAAGGTCCGCGGTCCCCTCCGACGCCGGGACCTTCGTCCCATTCCAATCCCAGCCAGGCCATACCCGAGAGGAGAACCTCAAGTGCCTCCCGTGTATTCCGCTCCTTGTCGGTATCCTCGATCCGCAGAATGAAACTCCCTCCATGCCTGCGGGCATAAAGCCAGTTGAACAGGGCGGTTCGGGCGCTGCCGATGTGGAAGAAGCCGGTCGGGCTGGGTGCAAAACGTACGCGGACTGATGCCATTTACTCTGGGTTGAAATCTGACAATGAAACGGTCAGGAATGAATCAACCCTGAAGCCGTGTCAAAATCCTTCCTCCATGTCCTCACCCGCGACTGAATTCCTCCAGCGACTCCTCCCCGTCGCCGGCGCAGCGGGTTTCCGCCACCGGAGCTACGGCAAGGCCGACGGAACCGACCTCGTCGTTCTCGAGCGATCCGGAAGGGCCGGTGCCCCCCACCTTTATCTTTCAGCGGGTATCCATGGCGACGAGCCGGCCGGCCCGGAAGCCATCTGCCGCCTTCTGGAGCAGCCCCACCACCTTCCCGATTTCCGCTGGACGCTCTTTCCCCTGCTCAATCCCGCCGGATACAACCTTGGGACACGCGAAAACGCGGCGGGCCTCGATCTGAACCGGGACTACCGCAGCCCCCTCGCACCGGAAACCATCGCCCACCGATCCGTCCTGGAGAACCTGGGACCGCTCGATCTGGTGATCGCGCTCCATGAGGACTGGGAATCAAGGGGATTCTACCTCTACGAACTCAATGCAGCCGGATTGGATGGAATGGCGGAGAAGGTTCTCTCGGCTGCCGCATGCGAAGGCCCGATCGATCTGGACAGCGAAATCGATGGTCGTCCAGCCGCCAACGGCGTAGTCCATGCGCCCATCGACCGATTCGACGACCGACAGGATTGGCCCGAACAGATCCTTCTCTTCCGCACCCGGACCCGGCTCTGCTACACTTTTGAAACGCCATCCACCCTGCCCCTCGAGGTCCGGATTCGCCAGCACCTCGCCGCCTGTCGGAGTGCCTTCGACCTTATGGAATCCCGGTCGCATCAACCTCCATCCTCTCCCGACAGAACCCGATGAGGTCGGGCGCGAGCGGCGTCTCGAGGACGAGCGGACCATCCGGAAGGTCGAAGACAATCCGTCGGGCATGGAGGGCGTGCCGGTAATGCGCCAGCACGGCTTCGAGATCGGGCGTCCAACCGTTATCGATGAAGCTCAGGAAGATCGCCGGGGGTACGCCGTAGATCTTGTCACCGACGAGCGGGTGCCCGATCAGTTCTCCGTGGGCGCGGATCTGGTGCTGCCGCCCCGTGTCCATCCGGACCCGGACCAGGGTGAATCCGCCCCCCGTCGCCAGCGGCTCAAAAAGTGTCCGGGCCGCCCGGCCATCGGTTGGCCTCCACCCCTGTTTGGCCACGATGGGGCTGTCCGGATGTCGACCCAGAGGATGGTCCGCCTCACGATTTTCCCTCAACTCCCCGTGGAGGATGGCGATGTATTCCTTGTGGACCATCCGTTTCTCCACCGCCTGCTGAAGCCGGCTGGCCGCTTCACGATTCTTCGCGACAAGAACGACCCCGCTCGTCTCCCGATCGATCCGAAAAACCAGATGTGCGGCTTCCACATCCCGATAGGCGCGGAAGGCGCCGACCAGGCTCGAGGTCGGGCCGTGCTTCGAGGGGTGACAGACCACCAGAGGCGGCTTGTCAAAACAGATCCAATCCGCATTCTCATTCCGTATCCAGGATTCGAATTCGGAGGGAAGGATTTCAAAGCCCCGGGCGGTCGCCGGCATCTAGCGCTCCTCCCCCCAGGGAAGGATGTCTGCCCATCCGTCCCCAGCTGTGGAATTCCATTCACGAGGCGACCGGATCCGGAATTTTACCCGAGAGAGAAGGTCTCCGGACGGGCGCCGCCTCCGGCATCTCTTATCATTGACCATCAATATCTTACCCACGAATACGGAAAATCCCTGACTACGGGACCAGCCAGTCTTCCGGATTCAATTTCAAAAAGCCGATTTCGTCAAGAAGCCGCCCGCTCCCGAATAAAATCGATCGCGATAACGGCGAGAAAGGTTGCATATCCACATCCTCCGGCTTAGCTTCCCATTGACTTGATGAAGGACCTTCCAGCAATCGCGGAACCATCTGTCGCTTTGACGAGTCTCACCCCTTCCAGAACGTGCTGAGCCGCACTTGCAGGGCCGGCGCGTGCCTGTTCATGACCACCAACAACAAAAATGACGCAGATTATGAATAATTCGTCCAGCAACCACGAAGTGATCCTCAAAGGAATCCATCTCGATCTGACCGAGTCCTCAAATCGATCGCCAACGAGAAGGTATCCCGACTGTTCACATGAAGATCGCATCATCAGGATTCGTGTTGAGCTGGAACACGACAAGACCAAGGCCAAAGAGAGGAAGTTTGTCGCGAAGGGACACATTGAGATCCACGGTCCCTCCATGAATGCGTCCGTATCGAGCGGTGATTGTCTGAAATCGCTCGACGAATTGATCGACAAACTCGACCGGATGATCCGCCGCCGATCCCGGCTGCGCCTGAGCAAACGCCGTCATCCACACCGGGTTGAGATCCCGGCGAACCTGCCCAAGGTCTGAAACAGGCCCATTTCCCCTGCCCAGCCGTCCGGTTCCGACCGGGCGGCTTTTTTTTCCGTTCGCCATATCCGGTCGATATTGCAGGTTTTCAGTCGATGACCGGTTGCCAATCCGCAGGATTTCTGCCCACATTTATCCGGTGAAATGCTGCGGAATAATCCCACGCCTCCTGCCGATCGCCTGGATCGCGGTTCTGTGGATCTCGCCGGCCAACGCCCGGCAGGAGCTTTCGCCCACCTACACGGCAACCGTGGTGGAGCGGGAATTCAAGGGGGTTGAGGACATCGAGCCCAAGGAGATGGCCGGAATCTGGCTCCTCCAGTTCCTCCCCGGCAACGCCTTCGTCCTCCTCAAGGACGGAGAGATCATGGTGGATGGCTACTGGACCCTTAAGGATGATCTGTTGACCCTCACCCGGATGACGGGCCCCCTGGTCTGCTCCTGGGATGACGCCGAAAAGGCGACTTACCGGGTGGACATCCAGGGGTTCTCCGTCGCGTTCCGGGCCACCGAGGACGTCTGTGAGGGGCGGGCCGCCGTGCTGACCCGGGGAACCTTCCGAACCGTCCCCCGATAACCGCGGCCGGCCTGCCGGGAACAATCGCAGCGAAAGGTGTCTTTTCGGTGCGAAAATCGCCCTGCGCGATTTGCCGCCCGCCACAATCGGCAATACCTTGCTCTCGGGCCGGTTCGCTGCGGCCCGTCGGACAGCAACCTCAACCATAAACTCGCCATGAAACCTGGAACCCGCACGGTTCTGATCACCTTGGCGGCAGTCGCTCTGGCCCTCGCCTCGTGTCGGCCCTCGCCCAATTCGGGCTACGGTCTCTCGCTGCCTGAAGGGGATATCGATCGCGGCAAGGCCGCCTTTATCAACCTGAAATGCACGGAATGCCACACTGTTAAGGACGTCGCCCTGCCCGGGCCCGAAAAGCCATCCGCGATCATGATGGAACTGGGAGGGGTGGTATTTTCGGTCAAGACCTACGGTGAACTCGTCACCTCGATCATCAACCCGGAGCACATCATCTCCCCGAAATACACCCGGCTGATCGATGCCGAAAACAACGCCGGGTCCGGTCTGTCCATGCCGGATTACAACCAGCGGATGACCGTCGCCCAATTGATTGACCTGGTGGCCTTCCTCCATTCCCGTTACCAGCTCAAACCCGACACCGACTACAGCACCTACCAGATGTACCCGTAGACTGGATGTTTCCAGCCGGGTGGAAGGGTGTCGAACGGGAACGTTCGGACCGGCCGGGGGAAACCGCCGGGAGGTCCAGAACAGGAACAGCCTCGGCCAGGTCGACTCGCGTCAAGTGCGGCAGAAGCGTGATCCGTCCCTGTCCGGATGAACAACCGGACGGCTCCATGCGTCGCCCCTTTCGCCCGAAGCCCGGAGATGACACGGTCGGCCAAAGGGCCGAGCGGACAAGCTTGGCGGTTTTCCTACCCGGAAAACCTTCGGTTTCACCCGCCGCTGCTATTCGTAGGCCTTGAAGCTGAACTTCTGGCCACCGAGGGTCGCTTCATACATGAGACCACCCTTGGCCCGGGTGAACACGGCCATGCCCATTGAATAATCGGCCTTCGTCTGGGAATTCCCCGCCGCCGCCGAGGTTCCCCCGGCCGTGCTGGCAGAAGCATTCGCGCCGGCCGTGATGGCCACCGCCGAGGCCTGTGCACCGAATTCGAAATTGCCGCTGGTGAACGAATCGTAGGCTCGCTGGTCCTCGAAGAAAATCAATTGGCTGTAGGCCTGACCACCGAGCTGGAAACCGATGGTGACCTGGGTCATGGAGGTCACTCCCGTCGACTTGCGTCCCTTGAAAACCCAACCTTTGCCGTGAGCCCCCCCCACACCGATACCCGCCTTTCCGATGGTCGGGAAAATCGCGAATCCGTAATTGCTGGCCAGGAAGGGCTGGACCGCATCCGCTTTCATGAAGTCCTCGAATGCCGCCTTGACCAGATCGGGGTCCTTCTCCTCTCCCTGAACCGAGCCGAAATCGATCACTATCGCGGCGGGCACCTTTTTCGGACAGCCGGACCATCCGAAAGCCAGCAAGGCCAAAACCATCGGAATGCAGACGCGTTTGTACATGCCGCCAGTGCACGGTAGAATCCCGCGGATGACAAGCTGGATCTGCTTGCGCCCCTGGATCCCGGGCGGCCACCCCGCCACCACCCGGCGCCTCCTCGAGCAGGTGCAAATCGTTTGTCGAATGGCATTCTTAAAGCTTCATCCATGCAAATCTGCTTGCGCGCCGCGAACGACCCGCGAACGATTTGTTCCCTTGTATTTTCCAAAGTGATCCTCATCTTTCCCCTTCCCGTCACCCGGGAAGCACCCAGTCTGACAGGCCGAACGGCAGCCTACCACACCTGACGCTCGACCCGGACTCTTGAGTCCACCGGCTCGGCACTCTCCGGGCAAAACAGCCTTTTCCCAGGAAATCCACAGATCCACCGCTTATGTCCGATTCGCAGAAATCTCCCTTAGGATGGCCCCAACCCCAAGGCCTCTGGCATCCCTCCCACGAGAAGGACTCCTGTGGTGTCGGATTCATCGCCCATCTCAAAGGGAAGCGATCGCACGACATCATCGAAAAGACGCTGACGATGAACACCAATATGGATCATCGGGGCGCAAGCGGAGCAGAGCCCGAGACCGGCGACGGCGCGGGTATTTTCGTGCAGATGCCGGACAAGTTCCTCCGCCGGGTCATGGTGGAGCACGAGGTCGATCTCCCTCCGGAAGGCCAATATGGAGCCGGGATCGTCTTCCTCTCCCCACATTCCGGCGAGAGAGAGGCCGCCATGCAGCTCTTCGAGCATATCATCAAGGAGGAGGGTCAGCGCTTTCTCGGCTGGCGCAATGTCCCGGTCAAGAGCTCGATTCTCGGCAAGACCTCCGGGCGTTACGAACCCCTGATGAAGCAGATCTTCATCGGTCGCAATCCCGAGCTGACCCATATCCTCGATTTCGAGCGCGTGCTTTACATCATCCGCAAACGCATGGTCAACGCCGTCCGCACCAATGAGGTTCCGGTGCAGTTCTACGACGTGCACCGCAATGAGCGGAACTCCTTCCCGGGAAGCGAATACTTCTACATCAACGGGCTCTCCGCCCGGACCATGATCTACAAGGGCATGCTCACGCCCTGCCAACTGGAGGAGTATTTCCCCGATCTTCACGATCCGGATTTCGAGTCGGCCCTCGCCCTCATGCACACCCGGTTCTCGACCAACACCTTCCCGAGTTGGCCGCGCGCCCACCCCAACCGGATGATCGCCCACAACGGCGAAATCAATACGGTGATGGGCAATGTGAATTTCATGAAGTCCCGCCAGGCCCTCTGCCGGTCGGCCAGGTTCGGGGACAACATCAGGAAGATCTTTCCCGTCATCAACGAGGACGGATCCGATTCGGCCCGCTTTGACAACGTTCTCGAGTTTCTGCACATGGGCGGCTACGACCTGACCCACGCCATGATGATGATGATCCCCGAACCGTGGGAACGTCACGAGAACATGGACCCGGCCAAGCGGGCTTTCTACGAATTCCATGCCTGCATGATGGAGCCCTGGGACGGTCCGGCCTCGATCACCTTCTCCGACGGCTACCAGATCGGCGCTGTCCTCGACCGCAACGGCCTGCGTCCCAGCCGCTATTACGTGACCGATGACGATCTTGTCATCATGGCCTCCGAAGTCGGTGTCCTGCCCAACCTGGACCCCCTCAGCGTGGTCGAGAAAGGGCGCCTCCAACCCGGCCGGATGTTCCTCGTCGACATGAATGAAGGGCGGATCATTCCCGACCAGGAACTGAAGGAACGCGTCTACTCGGCCCATCCCTACCAGAAGTGGCTCGATGCGAATCGGATCAAGGTAGACGACCTCCCGGAACCGGAGAATGTCCCGGGCGTCACCCCGGACACCATCCGCACCCGGCAACTCGCCTTCGGCTATACCTACGAGGACCTCCGGTTCCTCCTCGGCCCGAGCGCCCAGAGCGGAGTCCAGCCGATCGGTTCGATGGGCAACGACACGCCTCTGGCCATTCTCTCTGACCGGCCGAAGCACCTCTACCAATACTTCAAGCAGATCTTCGCCCAGGTGACCAATCCCGCCCTCGACTGCATCCGGGAGGAACTGGTGACGGCGACCGAAACCTTCATCGGCTCGGAGGGCAACCTGCTCAACCCGGGGCCGAAGAGCTGCCGTATGATCCGCATGGATACGCCGATCATCGACAACCGGACCCTGGCCAAGCTGCGCGAGGTGAAACGGGACGGTTTCAAATCCGCGACGGTCGATGCCCTTTTCCCGGCGGATCAGGACGGAAAGGGTCTCGAGAAGGCTCTGACGAACCTCTTCCGGCGTCATCGACTGGCCAAGGGAAGGAGTCAACATCGTCATCCTGACCGACCGGAACCTCGACCGGGCCAACGCGGCCATGCCCACCCTTCTCGTCATGGCCGGGCTCCGTACCTGGTCAAGAAGGCACCCGGACCCGGGTGTCCATCATCCTCAGACCGGAGAGGCCCGCGATCCATCACTTTGCCGTCCTGCTGGGCTACGGCGGACGCGATCAATCCCTACATGGCCTTCGAATCACTTCACCAGATGATCGAGGACAAGATGCTTGATCTCGACTACGAGAAGGCGGTTTACAACTACCTCAAGGCTTCGGTCAAGGAGTCATGGTCAGACGATGGCCAAGATGGGTATCTCCACGGTGGCGTCCTACCGCGGTGCCCAGATCTTCGAGGCGATCGGCCTCAACACCGACCTGGTCAACACCTACTTCTGCGGAACGGCCGGCCGGGTCGAAGGGGCCGGAATCAATGAAGTCGCCGAAGAATCCCTCCGGCGTCACCGCAAAGGCCTATCCGCCCCGGCATATCGAGGACGACGAAGCGGCTTTGGACCCCGGCGGCATGTATCAGTGGCGCAAGGACGGGGAGGACACCTTTTCAACCCCCAGACCATCCATCTCCTGCAGGAAGCGGTTCGCAGCGCACGACTACGAAGCCTACAAGCAGTATGCGAAACAGGTCAATGACCAGACCCGGAAGATCTACACCCTGCGGGGACTGATGAGTTTCAAGATGAATCGCAAGCCGGTTCCTCTCGAGGAGGTGGAATCGGTCGAGTCGATCACCCGGAGGTTTAAGACCGGGGCGATGTCCTACGGCTCCATTTCCAAGGAGGCCCACGAGACCCTTGCCATCGCGATGAACCGCATCGGCGGCAAATCGAATACCGGCGAAGGCGGCGAGGATCCCGGAGCGCTTCAATCCGATGCCCAACGGCGACAGCAAACGCTCGGCCATCAAACAGGTTGCCTCCGGACGCTTCGGTGTGACCAGTCATTACCTGGTCAACGCCGACGAGCTGCAGATCAAGATATCCCAGGGGGCCAAGCCGGGCGAAGGCGGCGAATTGCCCGGTTCCAAGGTCTACCCATGGGTGGCCAAGGTCCGTCACTCACTCCGGGAGTCGGACTGGTCTCCCTCCCCCTCACCACGACATCTATTCGATCGAGGATCTGGCCGAACTGGTCCACGATCTGAAGAACAAATGTCCACGCACGGGTGAACGTCAAACTGGTGGCTGAAGTCGGAGTCGGCACCATTGCCGCCGGCGTGACCAAGGGCCATGCCGACGTCATCCTCATCTCGGGCCACGACGGCGGGACCGGCGCCTCGCCCACTTCGTCGATCTACAATGCGGGTGCACCGTGGGAACTGGGCCTGGCTGAAACCAACCAGATCCTCCTCCTCAACAATCTGCGCAGCCGGGTTGTTCTCGAGACCGACGGCCAGCTCAAGACCGGCCGCGACGTGGCCATCGCCGCGCTCCTCGGAGCCGAGGAGTATGGTTTCGCAACCGCTCCACTCGTCTCGCTCGGATGCATCATGATGAGGGTCTGCCAGAAAAACACCTGTCCTGTCGGCGTGGCCACCCAGGATCCCCGCCTGCGCAAGAATTTCACCGGAGAGCCGGAGCACGTGGTCAACTTCATGAAGTTCATTGCCACCGACCTGCGCTCCATCATGGCGTCGCTTGGTTTCCGGACGATCAATGAGATGATCGGCCGGGTTGACCAGCTGGAGACCGTTGAGGCAGTCAATCACTGGAAGGCGAAAGGCGTCGACCTGACGACCATCTTCCACAAACCCGAT is part of the Opitutaceae bacterium genome and encodes:
- a CDS encoding c-type cytochrome, whose protein sequence is MKPGTRTVLITLAAVALALASCRPSPNSGYGLSLPEGDIDRGKAAFINLKCTECHTVKDVALPGPEKPSAIMMELGGVVFSVKTYGELVTSIINPEHIISPKYTRLIDAENNAGSGLSMPDYNQRMTVAQLIDLVAFLHSRYQLKPDTDYSTYQMYP
- a CDS encoding HPF/RaiA family ribosome-associated protein codes for the protein MNNSSSNHEVILKGIHLDLTESSNRSPTRRYPDCSHEDRIIRIRVELEHDKTKAKERKFVAKGHIEIHGPSMNASVSSGDCLKSLDELIDKLDRMIRRRSRLRLSKRRHPHRVEIPANLPKV
- a CDS encoding M14 family metallocarboxypeptidase; the protein is MSSPATEFLQRLLPVAGAAGFRHRSYGKADGTDLVVLERSGRAGAPHLYLSAGIHGDEPAGPEAICRLLEQPHHLPDFRWTLFPLLNPAGYNLGTRENAAGLDLNRDYRSPLAPETIAHRSVLENLGPLDLVIALHEDWESRGFYLYELNAAGLDGMAEKVLSAAACEGPIDLDSEIDGRPAANGVVHAPIDRFDDRQDWPEQILLFRTRTRLCYTFETPSTLPLEVRIRQHLAACRSAFDLMESRSHQPPSSPDRTR
- a CDS encoding glutamine--tRNA ligase/YqeY domain fusion protein produces the protein MTEETTPKPQNFIRQIIAADVAAGRYETIVTRFPPEPNGYLHLGSAKAFCLNFGFAEEFGGRCHLRMDDTNPEKEETEYVESIIEDIRWMGFDWGEHLYFASGYFDRLYELAVQLIRDGKAYVCELDQETWKSYRGVPSRPGKESPFRNRSVEENLDLFVRMKAGEFDEGSKVLRAKIDMTSPNLHLRDPALYRIKKVGHHRTGDAWCIYPMYDYAHAISDAIEGITHSLCSIEFEVHRPLYDWCIENTGVFQSHQYEFARLNVTYIVTGKRYLRELVHGGHVSGWDDPRMPTIRGMRRRGYTPKAIRSFLEEVGVTKYNSLTDFALLEHHVRQDLNETTHRVMGVLDPVRLVIENYPEDKEEWLEAANHPANAEAGSRQIPFSRELFIEREDFQENAPRNFYRMSVGREVRLRYGYLVTCTGIDKDPSSGEVTCIRCTYDPATRGGDSPDGRKVKGTIHWVCARRGLDAEVRLYDTLFSKANILDDSDGIPWIEHLNQKSLIRIQAKVEPGLAAAAPGTAFQFERKGYFTVDSVDSRPDHLVFNRTVSLKDSRARKVSERS
- a CDS encoding RNA pseudouridine synthase; this translates as MPATARGFEILPSEFESWIRNENADWICFDKPPLVVCHPSKHGPTSSLVGAFRAYRDVEAAHLVFRIDRETSGVVLVAKNREAASRLQQAVEKRMVHKEYIAILHGELRENREADHPLGRHPDSPIVAKQGWRPTDGRAARTLFEPLATGGGFTLVRVRMDTGRQHQIRAHGELIGHPLVGDKIYGVPPAIFLSFIDNGWTPDLEAVLAHYRHALHARRIVFDLPDGPLVLETPLAPDLIGFCRERMEVDATGIP
- a CDS encoding lipid-binding SYLF domain-containing protein, giving the protein MPAAIVIDFGSVQGEEKDPDLVKAAFEDFMKADAVQPFLASNYGFAIFPTIGKAGIGVGGAHGKGWVFKGRKSTGVTSMTQVTIGFQLGGQAYSQLIFFEDQRAYDSFTSGNFEFGAQASAVAITAGANASASTAGGTSAAAGNSQTKADYSMGMAVFTRAKGGLMYEATLGGQKFSFKAYE
- a CDS encoding glutamate--tRNA ligase family protein — protein: MASVRVRFAPSPTGFFHIGSARTALFNWLYARRHGGSFILRIEDTDKERNTREALEVLLSGMAWLGLEWDEGPGVGGDRGPYFQSERSQVYLEHLESLRSAGRVYDRDGAVFFRISGQPQIIEDAVRGRVERTEEKDFVIIRSNGSPVFHFVNVVDDLTMGITHVIRGEDHLSNTSKHTELIKAFGADLPVYAHIPLILKQHGSGKMSKRDEGALIEDYQKLGYLPDAVVNNLVLLGWSPKDDREKMSRSELIERFDLEGVNKSNARFDDRKMNHLNGLYIRDLSESDFADRGEQVLADAGTAAGFDSSYVRSVLRVCQEKIRVFSELPDYTRYFFSDDYPTDEKAMQKVLRKGEPIARLKELEALLRIQDDFSPAGLEEAIDRLVESGGHGRNDYFGVARIALSGVAGGPGFYDLLHLLGKDRCLERISRFLNTVGS
- a CDS encoding glutamate synthase central domain-containing protein, with amino-acid sequence MSDSQKSPLGWPQPQGLWHPSHEKDSCGVGFIAHLKGKRSHDIIEKTLTMNTNMDHRGASGAEPETGDGAGIFVQMPDKFLRRVMVEHEVDLPPEGQYGAGIVFLSPHSGEREAAMQLFEHIIKEEGQRFLGWRNVPVKSSILGKTSGRYEPLMKQIFIGRNPELTHILDFERVLYIIRKRMVNAVRTNEVPVQFYDVHRNERNSFPGSEYFYINGLSARTMIYKGMLTPCQLEEYFPDLHDPDFESALALMHTRFSTNTFPSWPRAHPNRMIAHNGEINTVMGNVNFMKSRQALCRSARFGDNIRKIFPVINEDGSDSARFDNVLEFLHMGGYDLTHAMMMMIPEPWERHENMDPAKRAFYEFHACMMEPWDGPASITFSDGYQIGAVLDRNGLRPSRYYVTDDDLVIMASEVGVLPNLDPLSVVEKGRLQPGRMFLVDMNEGRIIPDQELKERVYSAHPYQKWLDANRIKVDDLPEPENVPGVTPDTIRTRQLAFGYTYEDLRFLLGPSAQSGVQPIGSMGNDTPLAILSDRPKHLYQYFKQIFAQVTNPALDCIREELVTATETFIGSEGNLLNPGPKSCRMIRMDTPIIDNRTLAKLREVKRDGFKSATVDALFPADQDGKGLEKALTNLFRRHRLAKGRSQHRHPDRPEPRPGQRGHAHPSRHGRAPYLVKKAPGPGCPSSSDRRGPRSITLPSCWATADAINPYMAFESLHQMIEDKMLDLDYEKAVYNYLKASVKESWSDDGQDGYLHGGVLPRCPDLRGDRPQHRPGQHLLLRNGRPGRRGRNQ